Within Planococcus citri chromosome 2, ihPlaCitr1.1, whole genome shotgun sequence, the genomic segment CTTTTCAAAGGAACGAGACGGTCAATATTATTGTCCCATCGAACACACCAAAGAAAACGAGGAACTACTTGAAAATATCGAGAGACTCGGCAGAGAGGAATATAAATACTGTCTgttcaagaagaaaaaatccaagaaagaaGAAGAACCAATGTGTAAAGATGAAGTTAAACCTTTGATACTTCGAATAAGAGACAATATAGGGCAAATGAAATGCGGGGATGGTTTCTTGTATAAATTCGCATACGAGGTGAGTAAATTCATGGGTATACTTACATTATAAATTAGGAAGAGATAtctaaaaataacaataaatacttacctacacattattttattttgagatcTGCACTCCAAAATCAGTAACGGGGAAAGCCTTGCGTTGGATACTATGGAAGAAAACTCCAAAAGTAAGTTTTACCAATACTTCgccttgaaaaaattacctacgtaaaGGCAATACACCTAATCCAGTtgtttttaaatctcaaaatgtaaaatatctaGGCTGATTTATTCGCATACGTGGATCATCCTcatttgtacgaaatttgctaCGAACATTTCACCGATTCGAAAGATCTTAAGATTAGTGGCAGGGTTCTTTTTACAGAGCATAAAATAAGATCACCGTATTTGTTTCGCAATTTAAATCTATACGATGAAAATGCAATGCACAATATTTCGGATCATTATTCGATAGAAACATACGGATTAGACAACCTGAAATCGTTGAATGGAAATTTACAGGCATTTTTGAAACAACCAGGTGAGCATTGAAAATATCATAGGcctatacatatacctatatacTGAGGTACAAAATATATTGTACATTAAGATACTTATTAGGTAATTAGGAATCTATTCTTTTTATGATGAAAACGAAAGGAACAGTCACGGCACTAAATTTAGGTTAATAAATTTCAGAAAGGCCTCGTCAATACGAACTTGAAATGTTGGTGCCATCAACTGATTTCGCATTAGGTCATTGGAAAAAAGCAACATACCACATGATCAACTATGCTCCATTACATGGATGGGGAACGTATCTTTGGAGAAACATTACTGCGTACGTTTCTGGTAAATTGATCCAAGTAAGAATGCAAGGTTTGCTCGAATAATGTCACGAAAAAGCTCGCATACGTCCTACATTGATATAGTTATTTTACCTCTTCGAGAACTGATTTTATAATTAATTCATCAGTTATACAAGAAAATTGGACCCATACGAATATTTACTGGAACATACGGAGAATTTGAGTATAATAGGCAGAAAGTTTACTTGGGAGATGACCCAGTTACTCGAGTTCCAATTCCAGTAATCTGGTGGAAACTTCTTTACGCTGAGGATAAAGACCCGAGGAAAGCGGTGGTAGTGATAATGCATGCCGTTAAGAACTTGCCAAAAGCATGCAAAGAAGAAACTACTGCATGCGATATATCAAAATGGAACCTTAATTTGGATcataaaatttatcattatATATATGTTTATTGTTGCAACGTTTCCAACGCTAAAGATTATATCACCACAATTGGTCAACTCAGAATTCCTAATCTggaaaaagtcgagcttttagAGTTAGACTGACTTGCAAgttcaatatatttttcatattcaatttgaaaaatttacttgacgcatttcgttttttttacacGACCTGCTTAATTTATGGTCCATTCTTTTTTTCATAGAGGCAAGTCCATCGATCATGTGCTTCTGATCATAATTAAAGAAAATTGTACtcttttgatgacattttaaacAATACACTCGAACAAAATATCGAAGGGGCAACATGCAAAACTTCAGAATACCGAGGTGTCCAAAGATGAGACACACCTACCTTATCCATGTTTGGCTACTTCATCACCAAAGAtggaaagttggaattttcaatgtttccaACTTGGCCacttgaataattaaaaaacgtgaattttttattctcggTTTTTTAGGCATTCATCAACAAGAAAATTAATCGTTGACgagtatttttccaatttgcaTACCGCAGACCACCTTGAGGTATAGGCCCTTCTGagcaacatttttacaaaaaaacttgaCATATTCCGATTTCgacttgagaaattgaaattataaaaaaattgaaacactgattttttcaGAGGATATTTTATCTGTTGAAACAGTTTTGCCCTTTTggattataaaaaaaagttatcagtTTCAACcactactctttttttttatcggaaTTTACTGTCTAAGGTGACCAAAGATGGGTATTTTACCCTACTTTACAGTATATTACactaaaaaataggtaggtatataaaaaataAGTCGAGCTAATCAATTATGAGTAGTTTTTCTTACCAAGTTCCCAACATTTGATAACAAcaggaaaaattgattcaattttgggctcaaaaatcttcaaaaagtgatcaaaaaacaACTACGttgaagtatttgaatttttcacaaaactttGACCCCATCATTTGATCAGTTGCATCGacactatttcaaaaattcaaaaaaattatcaattttggatttgaaattttttaaaagtgctattaaagtattttgaaagaaatttttagttttttggagaaatttttaacCCGTTTCGATAGATTGAATGACCCTTTTTtaagaaatcataaaaatgatgatCCAATTTGAGACTTACAAGGAaacttcttgaggtgtccgcccctccgatttgaatgggaccgcgatttttggaaagagcatggtcttaAACtcctaaaatcaaattttcagctgcccaacttcatatctcgatatttggcgaacgtttgaaatttcaaaaattgactgtttttggtgatttatgctttctaCAAAAACGTAAgtatttgatcagtaaaaatgatcaaaataagtcctaaaactgatattacgTAAttccccaaaatccaaatttaaccatttccagccattctggagcctccagcgcgatttttcaatttctccagaattttaaatttgctccagaagacgtaaatatgaagttgggcagctgaaaatcgagttgtgtgtcatattcgacctgtttaacgaatatatccacatttcagccgattctggaggggacacctcaagagtggttttttgaccagcttttttttcaaaataaaaatatccaaaaatcaaaaatttcccgttaacaagaaaatttttgaaatttgcgcgaatcgcagtattttgtcatgaactaacctcACAAGGGCGAATGTCGCCATTTCcagtaattctggagcctccagcgcgatttttcaatttctccaggggctTCAGAAAGActggaaatggggaaattcACCCTCGTGAGCTggattaatgacgaaatacagcgattcgcgcatttttcgataattttctcgcaaacgagaaaattttgatttttggatatttttattatgaaaaaatctggttAAAACGCCATTCTTGAGGtttcccctccagaatcggctcaaatgtggataaattcgttaaacaggtcgagtatgacacacaactcgattttcagctgcccaacttcatattcacgtcttctggagcaaattaaaaattctggagaaattgaaaaatcacgctggaggctccagaatggctggaaatggcgaaattcgccctcgtggggttcgttcatgacaaaatactgcgactcgcgcaaatttcgaaaattttatcgtaaacgaaaaatttttgatttttggatatttttattttgaaaaagagctggtcaaaaaaccattcttgaggtgtccccaTCAGAATCGGCTGAAGTGTAGTGATATTCGtcaaacaggtcgagtatgacacactactcgattttcagctgcccaacttcatattcacgtcttctggagcaaatttaaaattctggagaaattgaaaaatcgcgctggaggctccagaatggctggaaatgtttaaatttggatttggggaattaatatcaattttaggacttattttgatcatttttactgatcaaatacttacgtttttgaagaaagcataaatcaccaaaaacagtcaattttgaatttttaaacgttcgccaaatatcgagatatgaagttgggcagctgaaaatttggttttaagggttttagaccatgctctttccaataatcgcggtcccgttcaaattggatgtggacacctcaagaggttcccttgtcagtatgcttcaaaaatggtcaaaaagaatttttgtcgAAACTCGTATTtaaatttctcgtaaaattgtcaacccattttgattgttCGTATGGTCACTTCTGGATGATTTTACAACattcatttttactcgaaatcaCAGATTGCGTGACTTTAAAATTCAACCACCTTCACGTCCTATTGTGCTAGccattttttgtgaactttgagTTCCTTTATAGCTAGGTATGGATatgcaaatgaatttttttgaccgcaatttcctcaaaaatatcGTATGGAGAACAATAGTTGATCATGATCCTGACTTTAAGGAAATTGAATCTGATAAAGGAGAAGATGAAGATGGAAtaccaaatttattttcaaattactagTGTGATAATTTAAATGTCAGACGCAAAATCATGCTGCCGAATAGATATCACATTATAGTGGTTTTCCATTAATTGAAGATcaaaaagattgattttttagaaagattTTTCTACTCTTTCCAAATTTTACATCAGTTTTTTTACGCAGGAGAAGCAGAACTGTCATATAATGACAAAATACATTCCATACAAAAAGTATACCATATGGCGAGCGCTTTGGTAAATAGCAAGAAATGTGGTATGTCGTACTATACTAGTGATTGTACTGCCACATTTCGCAGCAGATTTCAAACAATTGAACACATGCCTATTGCCTATCATGATGTTCTGATCCAAGAAATGATAGAAGACAACGTTTCaccaaagagaaaaatttttgaattttactcgcAGTACGCCTCAGTGGCGTGCACTCTAATACTTTACCGGGCAAATGCCCGGTAAAATTTtgggggggtggtggtggtggtggtggcggcgaTGATGGTGGTAGTAGGCAAATATTTAATGAGTTagttaggaaaaaaaacagacaaaaaatcTACTGTGAAATAAATTGTTAAATCAAagtagaaatgaaataatattaaaCTGCTTAATACTGCTATCAAAGTAGTACCCACCGGCCACCTATGTCCTCCTATTATGACTTGAATGAAGAATGGCGATGAAGTGTTGTGATACGTGATCAGTTGATATGTTTAAAAGCAGGCAATGGCAAATGTCGTTTCACACGAACTtcgaaaagtgatcaaaaactAGTGCCGCCATTGAAATGCCATAAATTAACCCTATTataaataatattcaattctactcaacaaaattcattttttataccttaACCTATCAGTACAAGACCAGTGGTAGAAATATGATTTGGGAACATTTCTAGGAACGAAAATATATAGCtgtttgaaggggggggggggttgactaaaaattttccaactgatgTAGGGAAATAATAACAATTTAGCCGATTGATATCGTATTTATATGAggttttctgttttggatttttgaggacccaaatgtgaattttttattttaaaacaagaaacaaagtGGCCTCAGCgagcaagggcgaaagtttgtgaaaatttgtattttgaaaaaagcaaaaaacgaCGTTTTTGTATATATGTATGCGAGGAGTTTGTTTCGCTTTTAAATGTTTAGGATTTGAAAGATCTTTTCaggatgttaattttggaaaagaaaagaaaacaagtccgagcaaagcgagggcaacagctttcgaaaatttgtgtttcgattaaggaaatggttttttttttaatagcggGCCCTTCTTTTGACGGGCTCTCCAGAAAGCGTGGGCTCGAGGCGATCTGCCCCTTTGCACCCTTCTCCCCTCGAACCGCCCTGTTTTCAACTCTAAACTATTCCATAATATCGTTGACTTCACTAAACACAGCGAGTTGATAATTGCTGCACACACTCACCATAGaatagtacctataggtattaggtacttctCTATACGTACTACATTAAATAAGTTataacttgaatgaaaaaaaataatgggtaGGTAAATGTCGTATttcacaaatattttgaaacgtgaTCAGAAAGTCTGGGGGCGAATTTAAGGGGGTTGAGGAGGTATTATATCCCTctcattcatattttaaaaattcggaatttattggcaaaattgttaatttgcGGACAAAATCACtaatctattctcaaaattctcatttgttCAGACGCTTTTGCCCTCTCTTTGCTCGGGCTGAATATGTTATcttctatttctcaaattattcataattgcGAGGGGTCCCGAAACAACAAGCGGCCCCCCGCGCCGGGGCcatgttcaaaccaaaaaaagatgatatttgGACTTTCTCCAacgaaaaattttgtgagattttttcttcaaaaatctaaattttcaattttagtaaattCAAGTTCTGAAATTGTGTGATCAAAAGAATAAACTCATCAGTCaccacaaaaaacattgtttttttccactcaaaatacaaatttttgaaattttctgtcctcacttcacttgggcctgtgtgttttttttttcaaattgagatcgaacttttataaaaatctattgaGTAgattaggtattcaaatttcaaggaatctttcaacaaaaaaaaaacacttctcacctataaaaaaacgttgtttttctatttctcgAAACTAGATTTTGCTCTCACTCCACTCagagcctgtttgcttttcattttcaaatttgaaatttttcaagttctaaaattttgtgctaaaaaagtgaacaaatttttcaaaaccatcgttttttaccttttgaaatgaaaatttttaaaagcttttgccctcgctttgctcgggtcaatttctatcacttttctaaatcgaaaaaaaatacattttttgaaactttcataaattcagaagggaaattagaatttttcattagcCCAAATATGaattacataatatgtacatatatcaattgacaaaattgtcaatttatcttttatttcatttttaaaaagttcatttaatTCGGCatactcgatatttttttcttatggcaAATTTCTCCTTCATCCTcgctcttcaaaaaaaaatcggttctttttgctattaggtacctactatacccacataataaatattgaataaaaagacaaaagtaaaaatcaatcgcacaacttacattcaagtatccaaacctgagaaaaaaacagaacgagaaagattcttaaggggaagaaaaaaattttgggggccTCATTCGGTGCATCCACCAGGGGGCCCAAACCGACCCAGTCTGCCACTGAGTGAGTGAtggaaaaactagaatttcGTATCAAAATTACAGTAGTTTTGCTTcttcaaactaaaaattttgaagagcgtttgccctcgcttcgctcgggcccttCATGAtgatgctttcaaaaattttaagaataaaacTGAAGTatgaaaattaacagaaaaattccagaaatactcatattgaacatttgaaaaatgcaaaattttgtgcaaagctggttaaattttaattatttaatcatttcaaaaaaaaaaaactgatttttcattctatactcaaaattttcaaaacactttgaATGCTTGATTTGCAATGGCtcttaattaataaataataaaaaaaaaaaaacttcaataaactgaaaagttttcaaattaaaaaatgtttacaagttgaaaatttttaaaaaataaatcaaattaaaaatctggaaaaatttttaaaaaatgaacaagtaGATACATATAAGATCTTCAGTGACAAGCTGATAATCTACTTCTGGCATGGACGAAATCAATCGCAAGATTTATCATGGGTAAATTAACAAAGAAAcctaattttttggaacttgaataagacatttttgaaagcttttgccctcgcttcgctcaggctaaataatttttatgttttttcaccttttgaagagcccaagatagaaaaatttactttttgtttaaaaaaataccaaataatttaCTTCACCCCTCACTTTGTTCGGGTCCGTTCACTtagttttcctttttaaaattgaattaaaaaaacatttattcaaattctagaatattttaaagccaaaaaaatgaacttgtcaatgttttttcacatctcaaaatacaaattttcaaatgcttttgccctcgcttcgcttgggtctattgtttctcttttccgcAATACAACATTCCATATGAAGCTtctaattttgttgttttttagaTAACTTTCATCAACAGTCATAAATCTGAATTGAATACTACTTCAATCagcaaaattcttaaaattgactgttttcttggtaaaataagtattttttccaaatcagttggaaaatttccgcTTGACCCTATCCCTTCCTAAAATAAAACGTCTAGTTTCgtctttgacttgaaaaaaattttggccttggggggggggggtggtggtggtatcgtcatgaatgaaaaatgcccGGTAATCTTTCAACTCAGTGCACGCCACTGGTACGCCTACTTCAACGACTCAGCAACAGAATCGTTTTCACCAATCAACTCATTACGATGAAATCGATTTCGCTATTTTTCCTTATTTCCTTACATTTCACGCACGCTTACCCAGGTAAATTCAATTAGTCTTAATTTACTTAAACGGATAGCCGCGATGGACACAAAAATTATCTACTCAATTCGTCGTAagcaaattaaataattttccgatttttctaaatattcacAGGGGATAGGAATACCTACGAACCATACATGCCATTCAGACTTAATTTGAAACCTCAAGACCTTCAAGAATTCCGTTTCGATAATCCACAAGCCCTCCGAGACAAAAATTTAGTATTAATGCACAGATGTCCACCTGAAACGGACTTTGAAATATCAAACATCGAAATATCGTCAAAAAATAACTATAAATTAAAATACTGcttatttgaaagaattttccaAGATGATGAGGATGTGGTGTGCAGAAAAGAACCCAAGCCTATTTTAACCGTATTGTATAAGGAAATAGAAGGGATGATATGCGGACCACCGCCAACTCAGAGATTATACACCTTTGCATACCACGTATGTACTACTTATGTGCTTATCATAAACCTCGAGCATGACTTTTTACATTTGAACTAGGTActtaattaatcatttttatcgaAACACATTCTTACTTACAGTATTGTGGTAAAGCTGGCATTATAAGAAAGTTTGAAGACGAGTACCAAAAAAAGGTGGATAACATTGTCCCatattacgtacctatacctaaataaaaataagaatctCGGGCCTGATCGATCTTTCTTTGATTTCAGGATCCTGAACCTTGGAATAATAAAACTATCGAAAGATACAATTATGAATTTTGTTACGATACCGTTAACAAACAAGTTCTATGGACAAGACATATCATCAtggatgcagaattttttttaaacccctatttgaaaaatcaaaaattgcctgAGACAGGAATCAGCACAGATTCCTATTTCATGGATGAGGATACCTTCCTCGATCAGAAAAGAAAATACGAAATGCAGACAAATGTAAACACGCAAACATTTCTTTTATATTTAATTCTTGAAACAACATCGCCttgatttctttattttcagaAAGATGCACCCAATCCTGTAAACGTCATCATGGTACCTCAACCAATATCTCCTCCGTCACATATCGCTCAATCAATATGGAAGAAAACCGCCCACCACTACATCAATATGGCACCGCTTTGGGATAAACTAGTACCATTGATGAACTCCATCGACGAACgcatcagaaaatttcaactcgagttATATTTAAGAGATCCGAATCGATACAATCATTCCGACGACTTGACAATTATCACAAAAGTGGTCACAAATGCGAAAACGGGTATCGAGTTAGAACCGAATATATGGTACAAATTTGTACACCGTGGGAGCAAAAAGTCTAGCAAAACAGGCTTGTTAATTATAATCCATAATAACCCTGGAAATCCACCGGCCAAAGGATGCACCGTAGGCGAGCAAAAGAGTTGCTATTTTGCAACGTGGTCGGATGATGAGAGAATACGTCAACAAGTAAGCGCGATTCAAGCAAACCAATACGCATTTTGTTGTGACGTCAAGAAAAAACATATAaaggaaatattttcttatAAATTCGATATTGAAGGGTACATGGATCTCAATTTTGTCTAAATGGCTGCGGATTAACGTCCAATTTCAAAGCAATGATTTATTTTCTTTACTCACAACTCACAGAGTTGCTCAAATCATATCTAGGCTATTTACGTATTTTAAGTTTAGTTTTAATAACCAGACAAGTCCGGAAATGTACTTCAGACGTCACctattattgtacataaaacACATAATACAttatactaaaaattattatgcTTACCTAAATGTGGTATTTTCcatcaaataggtaggtacctacctacgttcaaattgatttttccatgtttgaaaattttcaaaaatcattcaaaaatgagcatagacgaagcgagggcaaaagcttcgaaaaattaatgatttgaaaaccaaaacaacataatttttgacgctcgagttaatttttatgacatttgcATTTTCTGATTCTAATaatatatctactcgtatttaagGAAAATTTGAGCGGGCTCGTTTGAAAACTACAAATGATACAAATTCAGTGCTTTTGCAAGTTTTTGAGGCTGAGCACTTTCTTGGAGATGTGGTGAAGATCAGTGTCGCTACTTTTTTGAGCACCAAAAATCagcaggaaaaatgaaaaagtgataTTCCACCAAGGCATccatgctcaaaaattttgaaaaaattacctaaccGCTTAGATATTGCCCCAAAAGCGGCCTTGTAAcccttgaattttgatgacaatGGCCCTGGGTCGACTCAGAATGTCGAATAGTATCTTCTAGAACTAGGTCATTCTCCCATAAGCAGGTTTGATAAGGTTTAGAGTAAAAAATCCacaatcttttcaaaaattgatttttttcagactttttttttggaattttaagtATTGAGCtgattttaagcaaaaaacatatccacgatttaaaactttccttgaaTAAGAGGAGACTTTACccctatttttttctgagtgtgtttcaactcaaaatgaatgcATACTGAATTTGATAGCAATCCTCCAACAAAACAGtttttcaaccccccctccctcggtttaatacaaaaaaagtaatcGAGTTTCATTAACACCCTATTTACCTACAGTAgttttggaattaaaaatttaaaaaagaccACATCCTCCCCTCTcctaaatgaaaaatgtcaaactaAACTGAAACAGGCAACCGGATCACAATCTTCAAATTTAGAGCATGGAAAATCATAAAGTTTGGAAGTCTAATCCCCGATCATTGATAATTCATCGCttatttcaggtttttatttttccgcTCTTCAAGAAATCGTGATCTGGGGCAGATTGTCTTTTTCGACCTCTTCTAGCTCTGAATCCTCGCGATGGCTTCCCTGCTGGCAAAGAATTGGCTGCGCTACTAGTAGCGTATGGTAGCACCGCTACTATTACTAACacattcacaaatttttaagtaaattaCACTTCACTTTGCAATGTTGTAGTATGAGAAGTGGCGGTGAAATTGGCAGTGTATAGCTGTGCTCACTACCATGGCGTAAATATGACATGCTACCGTTGCGCTACTAGCAGTGCAGCGATTTCTGCTCCTATTCACCCAGCTAGAAGCGTTGTTGCTAACCATGCTGCTAGCGGCAAAAATAGGTGCGTTTGGCAGCACTCaccaccaaagaaaaaaaagacttgcCACGGTAGCGCAACTAGTAGTGCAGCTATCTACGCTCCCACTCACGCTATGGTAGTGAATACCGCTTTGCGCTACTAATCACACAGCTAGCGGTGCAAATAGAAGCGTACAGCGGCATCGCACCTCTATAGAATTTGGTGGCATCCGCAGTAGCGCAACTAGTAGTGCAGCTATTTATGCTCCCACTCACGCTATGGTAGCAAATGCCGCTTTGCGCTACTAATCACACAGCTAGCAGTGCAAATAGATGTGCATGGCAGCACTCACTGCCAAAGAAAATATCCGTGAGAAAAGTGTGttttaaacatattttaaaggtattttatgatgaaaaacacattttacaaTATTGAAAGACTTTCTCAGgtaaattgacgaaaattgacGAATATTTGCAACGTAGTTATGTGTCGTAATAAAAAGGCAATGACTTAGCCAAGTGTGAAGTGTGGAAGGAAGGGGACCATCCCCCCTCTTGCAagcaaaagtttgaaatgaaacacgcaaaaattgacgttttttttttcatgtttaagatccattttttcgaaaaattttcactctcgcTTTGTTCTTGCActaatttttccttcatttttacaaaatcgttATTAAATCacgaaaagttttttgaaaagtacctcTATTTCTGAtatttcatgtttaaaaatttggttttgcctccccccccccccccccctctaaagAATCCtgacgacattttttcaaatattccaccaaaataaaaaaaattgaaaaatcataaaaaccaatgaaaagtttttttaaaaatgacttttacTGGTTTTACCTGTAGGCcacaattttcatgatttcccCATAGGCTCTTTTGAGCCAGTCCG encodes:
- the LOC135834057 gene encoding uncharacterized protein LOC135834057 — translated: MQSEIPPQQAGFTKGRGTREQILNIRMLIEKAQQPVAEKNQILNQDLEEKQILNRTPLVLTESLGALHFPKRVRITREHQKQEYYFSKERDGQYYCPIEHTKENEELLENIERLGREEYKYCLFKKKKSKKEEEPMCKDEVKPLILRIRDNIGQMKCGDGFLYKFAYEICTPKSVTGKALRWILWKKTPKADLFAYVDHPHLYEICYEHFTDSKDLKISGRVLFTEHKIRSPYLFRNLNLYDENAMHNISDHYSIETYGLDNLKSLNGNLQAFLKQPERPRQYELEMLVPSTDFALGHWKKATYHMINYAPLHGWGTYLWRNITAYVSGKLIQLYKKIGPIRIFTGTYGEFEYNRQKVYLGDDPVTRVPIPVIWWKLLYAEDKDPRKAVVVIMHAVKNLPKACKEETTACDISKWNLNLDHKIYHYIYVYCCNVSNAKDYITTIGQLRIPNLEKVELLELD